One genomic region from Mauremys reevesii isolate NIE-2019 linkage group 7, ASM1616193v1, whole genome shotgun sequence encodes:
- the LOC120369255 gene encoding IQ domain-containing protein F5-like isoform X2, with the protein MGARESKPPALEGSPRKKPDAKALKNSMVPDPALGGGDDAQRQLLAALDSLQQLGAPDQAAAMDQKEISPRLSPSPEKDPSRKSAIAIQSWWRGVLTRRTVRQATLCVLVIQRWWRRVSFWQREERRVRALAMYVRPVRATVLLQSLVRMWCVRSQYKKYQRAVLVIQNKWRHYTCRREALVFAGSSLADGAVDLNIEIVVG; encoded by the exons ATGGGGGCACGAGAAAGCAAACCTCCC GCTCTGGAGGGCAGCCCCAGGAAGAAGCCTGATGCCAAGGCGCTGAAGAACTCCATGGTCCCAGACCCTGCCCTGGGAGGCGGGGATGATGCTCAGAGGCAGCTCTTGGCAGCTCTagactccctgcagcagctgggcgcTCCAGATCAGGCAGCAGCTATGGAC CAGAAAGAAATCTCTCCCCGTCTCTCCCCCTCACCAGAGAAGGACCCCAGCAGGAAATCCGCCATTGCCATCCAGTCATGGTGGCGAGGGGTGCTCACCCGGCGAACGGTGCGCCAAGCAACGCTCTGCGTGCTGGTGATCCAGAGGTGGTGGCGCCGGGTCTCATTCTGGCAGCGGGAGGAGAGGCGGGTCAGGGCACTGGCAATGTATGTGAGGCCTGTGAGAGCTACCGTCCTCCTGCAGTCGCTGGTCAGGATGTGGTGTGTGAGGAGCCAGTACAAGAAATACCAGAGGGCAGTCCTGGTTATCCAGAACAAGTGGCGGCACTACACCTGCCGGAGAGAGGCTCTGGTGTtcgcagggagcagcctggctgacGGGGCGGTGGACCTGAACATTGAGATTGTTGTTGGTTAA
- the LOC120369255 gene encoding IQ domain-containing protein F5-like isoform X3, whose product MEGLCFHPNQALEGSPRKKPDAKALKNSMVPDPALGGGDDAQRQLLAALDSLQQLGAPDQAAAMDKEISPRLSPSPEKDPSRKSAIAIQSWWRGVLTRRTVRQATLCVLVIQRWWRRVSFWQREERRVRALAMYVRPVRATVLLQSLVRMWCVRSQYKKYQRAVLVIQNKWRHYTCRREALVFAGSSLADGAVDLNIEIVVG is encoded by the exons ATGGAAGGGTTATGTTTCCACCCAAACCAG GCTCTGGAGGGCAGCCCCAGGAAGAAGCCTGATGCCAAGGCGCTGAAGAACTCCATGGTCCCAGACCCTGCCCTGGGAGGCGGGGATGATGCTCAGAGGCAGCTCTTGGCAGCTCTagactccctgcagcagctgggcgcTCCAGATCAGGCAGCAGCTATGGAC AAAGAAATCTCTCCCCGTCTCTCCCCCTCACCAGAGAAGGACCCCAGCAGGAAATCCGCCATTGCCATCCAGTCATGGTGGCGAGGGGTGCTCACCCGGCGAACGGTGCGCCAAGCAACGCTCTGCGTGCTGGTGATCCAGAGGTGGTGGCGCCGGGTCTCATTCTGGCAGCGGGAGGAGAGGCGGGTCAGGGCACTGGCAATGTATGTGAGGCCTGTGAGAGCTACCGTCCTCCTGCAGTCGCTGGTCAGGATGTGGTGTGTGAGGAGCCAGTACAAGAAATACCAGAGGGCAGTCCTGGTTATCCAGAACAAGTGGCGGCACTACACCTGCCGGAGAGAGGCTCTGGTGTtcgcagggagcagcctggctgacGGGGCGGTGGACCTGAACATTGAGATTGTTGTTGGTTAA
- the LOC120369255 gene encoding IQ domain-containing protein F5-like isoform X1: protein MEGLCFHPNQALEGSPRKKPDAKALKNSMVPDPALGGGDDAQRQLLAALDSLQQLGAPDQAAAMDQKEISPRLSPSPEKDPSRKSAIAIQSWWRGVLTRRTVRQATLCVLVIQRWWRRVSFWQREERRVRALAMYVRPVRATVLLQSLVRMWCVRSQYKKYQRAVLVIQNKWRHYTCRREALVFAGSSLADGAVDLNIEIVVG from the exons ATGGAAGGGTTATGTTTCCACCCAAACCAG GCTCTGGAGGGCAGCCCCAGGAAGAAGCCTGATGCCAAGGCGCTGAAGAACTCCATGGTCCCAGACCCTGCCCTGGGAGGCGGGGATGATGCTCAGAGGCAGCTCTTGGCAGCTCTagactccctgcagcagctgggcgcTCCAGATCAGGCAGCAGCTATGGAC CAGAAAGAAATCTCTCCCCGTCTCTCCCCCTCACCAGAGAAGGACCCCAGCAGGAAATCCGCCATTGCCATCCAGTCATGGTGGCGAGGGGTGCTCACCCGGCGAACGGTGCGCCAAGCAACGCTCTGCGTGCTGGTGATCCAGAGGTGGTGGCGCCGGGTCTCATTCTGGCAGCGGGAGGAGAGGCGGGTCAGGGCACTGGCAATGTATGTGAGGCCTGTGAGAGCTACCGTCCTCCTGCAGTCGCTGGTCAGGATGTGGTGTGTGAGGAGCCAGTACAAGAAATACCAGAGGGCAGTCCTGGTTATCCAGAACAAGTGGCGGCACTACACCTGCCGGAGAGAGGCTCTGGTGTtcgcagggagcagcctggctgacGGGGCGGTGGACCTGAACATTGAGATTGTTGTTGGTTAA
- the LOC120369255 gene encoding IQ domain-containing protein F5-like isoform X4, with translation MVPDPALGGGDDAQRQLLAALDSLQQLGAPDQAAAMDQKEISPRLSPSPEKDPSRKSAIAIQSWWRGVLTRRTVRQATLCVLVIQRWWRRVSFWQREERRVRALAMYVRPVRATVLLQSLVRMWCVRSQYKKYQRAVLVIQNKWRHYTCRREALVFAGSSLADGAVDLNIEIVVG, from the exons ATGGTCCCAGACCCTGCCCTGGGAGGCGGGGATGATGCTCAGAGGCAGCTCTTGGCAGCTCTagactccctgcagcagctgggcgcTCCAGATCAGGCAGCAGCTATGGAC CAGAAAGAAATCTCTCCCCGTCTCTCCCCCTCACCAGAGAAGGACCCCAGCAGGAAATCCGCCATTGCCATCCAGTCATGGTGGCGAGGGGTGCTCACCCGGCGAACGGTGCGCCAAGCAACGCTCTGCGTGCTGGTGATCCAGAGGTGGTGGCGCCGGGTCTCATTCTGGCAGCGGGAGGAGAGGCGGGTCAGGGCACTGGCAATGTATGTGAGGCCTGTGAGAGCTACCGTCCTCCTGCAGTCGCTGGTCAGGATGTGGTGTGTGAGGAGCCAGTACAAGAAATACCAGAGGGCAGTCCTGGTTATCCAGAACAAGTGGCGGCACTACACCTGCCGGAGAGAGGCTCTGGTGTtcgcagggagcagcctggctgacGGGGCGGTGGACCTGAACATTGAGATTGTTGTTGGTTAA